CGCAACCGCCTACGACGCGCATGCCGTTCGCGCCTTCGAGGCGCGAGCACTCGACTACCTGCTCAAGCCGTTCGACGAGCGTCGCTTCGACGAAGCGCTGTCGCGAGCGCGCGAGCGGCTGACGCGTCTCGAGGGGAGCCCCGACTTGAGGGGGCTGCTCGAGGAATTGCGCGAGCGCCAGGCCGCGCTCGAACGGCATCTGGCGAGCCACGCCGGTGGCTACTCCGACCGCGTGCTGGTGCGGGATGGCGCCGAGATGCGGCTGGTCGCGCTGCGCGAGGTCGATTGGGTGAGCGCAGCCGACAACTACGTGGAGCTGCACGTACAAAGCGCCAAGCATCTGTTGCGAGAGACTCTGGCGCGCTTCGAGCAGCGGGTCGAGCCGCACGGCTTTCTGCGTATCCATCGAGGCGTGCTGGTGAATCTCGAACGGGTGCGGAGCCTGCGCCCGACCGCGAGCGGCGACCTCGAAGCCGTGCTCGTCGACGGGACGACGCTTCCGATTTCCCGCAGCCACCGCGGACGGATCGCCGCGCTGCTCGGCGGCGATCGCCCGCTGTAGCACTTTCGAGTTCCGTGGCCGTCACTCGATGACGACCGCCCTGACGGTTGCGTGGCGTCCACTCTGCGTGAGCCGGACGAGATAGACGCCGGTGTGGAGACGTCGCGTCGCGCCGAACGTGAATCGCCGTTCGCCGGGCTCCGGGGTGGCGAGCGATTCCATCGCCACTCGTCGGCCGGTCGCGTCGAACACCTCGAGGACTGCGGGGGCCGAGGATTCGAGCGCGAACGCGACGTTGAGGCGGCCCGATGCCGGGTTGGGATGAACGCCTCGAATCGCGAGTCGAGACACCTGGGGGACGTCGACCCAGACCTCGCCGGCGCGCCGCAGTCCGCTCTCGTCCAGCACCACGAGGCGATAGCCGTAGCGCGTCCCGGCGCTCACCGTCGCGTCCGCGAACGTCACGCCGCCGTCGGGGAGCTGGTGAAGTTCGCGCCGCCGCGCATCGGCGCCCAGCGAAGCGTCGGTGCCGATCAGGCTCACCCACTCGCCGGCCGTGCCGCGACGCTCCACGTCGACGGCGCGCGCCCCGGATCCCGACAACCGCCAGCGCAACTCGACTCGATCCGGCGCGGCCGTGGTGGTCGCGTGCGAAACGTCGACGGCGGTCGCTCCGTCTTCGGCGATCAGGAGTCGCGAGTCCGCGGCGATGGCGGTGCGCACTTCGCGCAGGCCGCTCGGCCACTCGATCAGCAGCGAATCCACGATCGTCGCTGCGCCAAGCCCGAAGTGCACGGTCAGGCTGCTCTGCCCTCCGAACGTGTTCTGCGCCGAGACCTCGCGGGTCATCCAGCGCGGAGTGCCGCCGATCACCGCGCGTGCGCGTACCAGCGCGCCGATCGCGGCGCGATTCGACTGAGTGCCGACCAGCCGGAGCTTGAGCCAGTGGTTGCCGAGTGCGGTGCTGTTCCGATAGAGGCCGTGCAGTCCGCTCGGCCCCGAGACGAACAAGTCCATGTCGCCGTCGTCGTCGTAGTCGGCGGAGGCGGCTCCATAGTGAGGTCCGGCGACCGTCAGCTGCGCGAGATTGATGTTCGTGAACGTGCCGTCATTGTTGTTGCGATAGAAACGGGTCAGGCCGGTCGCGTCGTTCGTCACCAGGCAGTCGAGATCGCCATCGTTGTCGAAGTCCTGCCACACCGAGGCGAGTGAAAACAGGTTGTCGGTCACGATCGTTCCGGCGGTCGTGATCGATGTGAAGACCCCGGTCCCGTTGTTTCGATACAGCCGGTTCGGCGCGGAGCCGGCGTAGTTCGTGAGATAGACATCGAGGTCGCGATCATTGTCGTAGTCGATCCAGTTGTAGACCTGTCCATCCTGAAGGTCGGTGCCGAGTGGTCCGCTGTTGATGCGCTCGAACCAGCTCGCCGCCGCTTCATTGCGATTGACGTACAGGAAGTCGCGCGCCAGCGTGCCGGTGGCGGGCCCCGAGGCGATGAACAGGTCCGGATCGCCGTCATGGTCGTAGTCGGACCAGGTGGGAATCGTGTACGGCGCCGGCGCCAGCGTCATCGCGGCGGTGTCGACGAGCGCGAACGCGCCGCCGCCGAGGTTTCGGAACAGGCGATTGTTGCCGGTGATGCCCATGAAGTTGATCGCCGCCGCGGTCACCAAGTCCACGCGACCGTCGCGATCGTAGTCGGCGAAGGCGCAACCCCAGCTCGAGTTGGCGAGCGTGTCGCCGATCGCGCCACCGGTGAGCTTGGTGAACTGCGTGCCGTCGTTTCGATACAGCGCGGAGCCGTTCGAGGGGTCCGGGGTTGCGAGTGCCGTGGCGCCGCCCGAGACGAACGCGTCGAGGTCGCCGTCGTTGTCGATGTCGGCCCAGCTGTTGCCCTTGCCCTCACCCTGGCTCGGCAGTGCGTTCGGCACCAGCACGAACACCCCCGCGCCGTCGTTACGGAACAGTCCGACGGTGCTCACGAACAGGTCGTCGTCGCCGTCTCCGTCGTAATCGATCCAGCTCGCTCCGGTGTACTGGAGTGTCGAACCACCGGCTGTGAAGATCGGATTGGACGCGTCGGTGACGCGCTGAAAGGTCTGAGCTCCGGCGGTTGCAACCGAGAGCAGCAGGGCGGCGAGGCCGGCCGAAGTGGAAAGGGCGTTGCGGCGTAGCGAATGCACGATCATGAGCCAGCCTCCCAAGTTGAGGATGCGATTCCCGGTGACACTGAGCATTCGGCGTTCGGGGTTCGAATGCACGCGATCAGGGGCACCCCGCCACGGGGGCGGGGCGAGCTGCGTGCGGGGCGCGCGAGTCGCGCCTTGACCCTCCCGGGAGTGGCTCGTAAGGTGCCCCGCCGTCCCCAAACTCAGGCCCCTCGTGACCCCGAGCTCGCTTTCAACTTCGGAAGTTTCGGATCTCGTCGCCCGCATCGAGCAGGGCGATCGGGTCGCTCTGGCACGCGCGATCTCTCGGGTCGAAAACGAGACTCCGGGCTCGATCGCGATCCTCGATGCGTGTTTCCCGCGCACCGGTCGCGCATTTCGAATCGGTGTGACGGGGCCACCCGGTGCCGGCAAGAGCACGCTCGTGACGCGACTGGCTCAGGAGTATCGGAGCCGCGGCGAGACCGTCGCGATCGTGGCGGTCGACCCGACCAGTCCGTTCACCGGCGGTGCACTGCTGGGCGATCGCGTCCGCATGGGGGAGCTGGCGGGCGACGACGGAGTGTTCATCCGTTCGATGGCGACGCGCGGCAGCATGGGTGGGCTCGCGGTCCAGACCGCGCAGGTGTGTGATGTGTTCGACGCCGCCGGCTTCTCGCGCATCCTGATCGAGACCGTCGGCGTCGGGCAGAGCGAGTTGGAAGTCGCGCAGACCGCCGACTCGACAACCGTGGTGCTGGTGCCCGAATCCGGCGATGCCGTGCAGGCCATGAAGGCGGGCCTGATGGAAATCGGCGATCTGTTCGTTGTGAACAAGGCCGATCGCGATGGCGCTGATCGCGCGGTGTTCGCGATCCGCTCGGCCCTCGAGCTGCGCTCGATCCGCAGCGAGTGGAACGTGCCGGTGCTGCTCACCGCGGCTTCGATCGGGCGCGGCGTGTCCGAGTATGTGGAGCGGCTCGAGGAGCATCTGGCATTTCTCGCGGGTCGCGGTGATCTCGAGCGCCGGCGCCGGGAGAGACTCTCGCAGCGGCTCGACGATCTGGTTCGCGATCGGCTGTGGAGCGGCTTTCGCTCACGCGTGACGCGGGAGAGTCGCGAGTCGCTGGTAGTCGCGATGCTCGAGCGCCGCATGACGCCGCACGTGGCCGCGGATCGACTGCTCGAGTCCGCGGAGCGCGCTGCGTCACCGACCGCGCCGCCGACGGCGTCACCGACCGCGCCGCCGCGCGACGCGGAGACTTGAGCCTCGCTCAGGCGGCTGCGCTGGTCTCGGCCCACTGCAGGGAGCTGACGTAGGCATCGGTCAGCGCGCGCTCGTCGACCGCGCACTCGGTTCGCACCGATTCGACCGTCGGCCAGTCCCCGCGTTCGTAGGCCATCACGATGCGCAGCACCGCGCCGAGCCGGCTCCCGCCGTCGAGCAGCGCGGTCCGAACCATGTCGGGCACCGCGAGTGCCGTGAGCACGTCGCGCAGTGAGCGCCCGAGCATCGCTTCCGCAGTCGACAGTATGCCGGTGAGAAACAGCTCGGAGTCGTGGTGCTCGAGCCCGGCCGGGGGCCCGAGTTGCTCGGCGAATCGCGCGCGGGTGAGCGCGGTGATGGCCAGCTCGTGCGGCTTGTCGCCGGCAAGCCTCAGGAAGCCCATCATCATGGCCCACTTCCTCAGCGGCCGAACGCCCATGAGCATGAGCGCGTGACCCACCGAACGAATCTCGTGCCGCCAGCCGAACGCCGCCGAGTTCAGATATCGCAGCAGCCGTAGGGTCATCGCGACGTCGCGCCGAAACAGTTCTTCGAGCTGCTCGAACGAAACTTCCGATCGGCTGACCTCGGCGAGGAAGCGCATCTGACTGAGCTGTGACGGTGCAAGGTCGCGGGTCTCGATCATCTCCGGCTGGCAGAAGTAGTAACCCTGGAACAGGTCGTAGCCGGCGGCCATCGCGCGTCGATGCTCCTGCGGCGTCTCGACCTTTTCCGCCACCAGCGAGAGGCGCTTGCCGCGCAACCGGGAGGTGAACCCCGGCGTCAGCGCCTCCGGGGTCTGGCGCAGGTCGACCTTCACGATGTCGGCGTACGCGAGCAGTGGCTGCGAGTGCGGCGCGTCGGTGAAGTCGTCGAGCGCCAGCCGATAGCCGCGGCGCTTGAGTTCACGGCACGCCTCCAACACCTCGGCGTCGCCGTGCACGGATTCGAGCAACTCGATCACGGTGCGCTCGCTCGGCAGCATGCGGTAGAACTCCTGCAGCAGAGCGCCCCGGGACAGGTTCACGAATGCCAGCCGCTCGCCGACCAGGGCGTCGAGGCCGAACGCCGCGGTGCTCTGTTCGATGTTGATCGCCGACGCGGACTCGACGTCGCCGCCGGTGAAACGGTTCTCGGCGCTGCCACGAAACAACAGTTCATAGCCGTGCACCGCCGCGCGGCGATCGAAAATCGGCTGGCGGGCGACGAAGATGGTAGGCGGGCCGGGCACGTGCGGCACTCCTGACGGGTTGAGGGCTCGAGGGTCGGCGGGTGCGGGCTTGCCGGCCCTCGAGAGTGTCGGCACGAACCGCCGGCTTTTCAGCCGTGAAACCAGCGGGTAGTGTGCCGACCATGAGCGACGCGACGCCGAATCTGGACACCGCCACCCTCGGCGGAGGCTGTTTCTGGTGCCTCGAGGCGGTGTTCGTCGAGTTGCGAGGCGTGACCGGTGTGACGTCCGGATACGCCGGGGGAGCCGGCCCGAATCCCACCTACGAGGCGGTGTGCGGTGGCCGCACCGGCCACGCCGAGGTGGTGCAGGTGAGCTTCGATCCGCAGCAGATCACGTTCGACGACCTGCTCGAGGTGTTCTTCTCGATCCACGATCCGACCACGCTCAATCGCCAGGGCGCCGATGTCGGAACCCAGTATCGCTCCGTTGTGTTCTGGAACTCGGACGACCAGCGAGCGGCGCTGGAGCGCGTGGTGGCCCGGATCGTGGCAAGCGGCGTCTTCGACGATCCGATTGTGACCCAGAGCGAGCGCCTGCAGGCCTTCTATCCGGCCGAGGCCGAACACCGCGACTATTTCGAGCGGAATCCGAACCAGCCCTACTGCGCCGCGGTGATCGCCCCCAAGGTTGCGAAGTTCCGCAAGCACCACCTCGATCGGCTCCGGGCGTAACGACGCGAGGGGTTTCAGAGCACCAAACCCCTGCCAGAGGGTGGAAATCCTCGGGATTTCCTTGGTCGGCGGCGCTCCGACCCTTACTCTTGACGCGGCATTCAGAGTCCGTGGCCCGAAAACCCCCTCCTCGTGGCCGATGTCCGAACCATCCCAACGCATCCCTGGCCCCTCACCGCATGGACGATGGCGGAGCGCAAGCCGGGTCGCGAGGTATTCATGAAGCGATTGGCGACACTTGTGGTGCTCGCAGTGGCGTGTCTGCTCGCTCCGACGCACGCCCACGCGCAGCTGTTGTTGTTCGACTACGTCGGATTCGACTACGAGGATCCGGATCTCACGCCGTCGGTGTTCGGCGCGCCGGGAGATGGTTACGTCGGCATCGGTGAAGTGCCGGTGCTGTCGGCCCCGCTCAGCTCGAACCCGGCCCTCAATCAGTACACCTACGTGATCACCGGACTGATCGCGACCGCGCAGAACACGGTCGGGCCGTTCGTCGTGACCTCGTACACCTCGCCCGGCACGCTGACGATCTACGAGGATCCGATCAGCACCGGTACCGCGTTCGACTACGGAGTCACGCCGCCCAATGCGAGCGCACCGTCGAGCTTCAACGACGGCACCGCGATTCTGATCGGCGAGCTTCGCAACTTCACGTTCATCTTCAACACAGCGACCAACAGCGGCAGCTACGAAGCCGAGTACGAGGTCGTCGGTGGCTCGCAATACGTCGCGATCCCGGCCAACCAGCGCAGCGGCTGGACGTTCTCGGGCGTGACTCGCAACACCACGTCGATCCCGTCGGGGTACGCGCATCAGGCCGATGGACAGACGTTCCTCGACGCCCCGACTCCCGCGCAAAACCGCAGCTGGGGTTCGCTCAAGCGGAGCTACCGCTAAGTCCACGCATCGGCGGTTTCCCCCGCCGCGGAGGTTTTCTCATGAAGCGGTACTCGATGCTTGGCGCGGCGCTGGTCGCGCTCACGATGGCCGGGACCTCGTTCGCGGCGCCCGCGATCGACTGGGATCCGGCGTACTACTACGAGGCCGGCGCGACATTCTCGTCCTCGACTCCGGGCAACGAACTCCGGATCGTCGGTCTGGTCAGTGCATTCGGACCGCCGTTCTCGGATCTCGACGCGAACGATCCGACCAAGGAGTACACGTTCCTGGTCTCGGGCCTGATCTCGAACGGCACCACGACGGTCGGCTCACCGGGACTGCAGTTCTACACCACGACCTACACCGGCGGCACCATCACGTTGTATGAAGGCACGCCGCGAAACTCGGTGTTCGATCCGTCGCCGCCGAACGCGAACGTCCCCTCGACGTTCGTGGATGGCACCGTGCTGCTGACCGGCATCATCTCCAACTTCTTCACCCAGGCCAACGACTTCACCACGTTCCAGGTCGGGAACTCCGAAGGCGTGATCACCTGGACCGGCGGCAGCCTGTTCTCGCGCGTGAGCGCGGGCGGCTTCCCGTGTCCGAGCCTGTTCACGGGCGGCATGACGTGGCGGCCGAGCGTGATGATCGCGGGCTATCTGTTCCGGCACGATGGCAAGATCGACGTCGACTGCCCGACGTCAGCGCGCTCCAGCACCTGGGGCAGCATCAAGTCGCTCTATCGGTGAAGCAGTCGTAGAATGCGGTGCCGCGCGGCACGCGCGGCACCGCCATGAGTGAACTCCCCGCATCGTTCGGCCACTACCGCGTCGTCGGTCGCCTCGGCGCCGGCGGCATGGGACAGGTGTTGCTCGCCCACGACCCGCGACTCGAGCGCGACGTGGCGCTCAAGGTGCTGCCGCCCGAACTGGCGCGCGACCCCGAGGCGCTCGCGAGGTTCCGCCGAGAAGCGCTGATGCTGGCGTCGCTGAATCATCCCAACATCGCGACGCTGCACGGCTTTGAAGAGGATCAGGACGGCACCGTGGCGCTGGTGCTGGAGCGTGTCGAGGGCGAGTCGCTCGCCGATCGCACCGCGCGCGGGCCACTCGCCACCGAGGAAGCGCTGCGGGTCTGTGCGCAGATCGCCGAGGCGCTCGAAGTCGCGCACGAGCGCGGCGTCATTCACCGCGACCTGAAGCCGGGCAACGTGATGATCGGCCCGCGCGGGCTGGTCAAGGTGCTGGACTTCGGGATCGCCAAGCGCGCCAGCGAGCCGGCCGAGAGAGCGGCGCCAGCTGCGACCGGCGCCATCACGATGATCTCGCCCCCGCCGTCCGCACCGGCAGCGGCCGACCCGCCGTCCGCGCACGCGGACGAGACGTTCGTGGGACCTCGAACCGAAAGGCCGGTCGCGGCGTCGCGCGCCGACGCTCCGATCACCCAGTGGGGTGTCGTGGTCGGCACGCCGAGCTACATGAGCCCCGAGCAGGTCCGCGCGGGCGACCAGGATTCCCGCACCGACATTTTTTCGTTCGGGTGCGTGCTCTATGAATGCCTGACCGGCCTCCGCGCGTTCCGAGGCGATCACACGCACGAGGTCATGCAGCGCGTGCTCGATGAGACACCGGACATGCAGGCGATTCCGGCCGCCGTCTCGGCTCAGGCGCGCACGCTCATCGAGCGTTGCCTCGAGAAGGATCGCGATCGACGCCTTTCCGAGGTGCGGGACGCGCGTTATCAACTCGAGGAGATGCTCGGCATCCGCCGCGCCTCCGCGGTGCGCGGGGGCGAAGCGCCGGCGACGCCGAACAACCTGCCTGCCACGCTGTCGCGATTCATCGGGCGCGAGGCGCTGATCGCCTCCGGGACGAAGCGGCTCGCGGCCACGCGATTGCTGTCGCTCGCCGGCATCGGCGGCAGCGGCAAGACGCGCCTCGCGCTGCGCATCGCGGAAGAGTCGTTCGGCTCGTTTCCCGACGGCGTGTGGTTCGTGGACCTGATGTCATTGCAGGAGCCGGATCGGGTGCCCGAGTCGGTGGCACGCGTGGCGGGCGTGACTGAGGATCCCGGCACTCCGGTCGTCGAGGCACTCGCGCGCCACTTTCGAACCCGCCGTGCGCTGCTGCTGATGGAC
The Candidatus Eisenbacteria bacterium genome window above contains:
- a CDS encoding response regulator transcription factor; amino-acid sequence: MIRTVIVEDESLARDKLRRLLARASDVELVGEAATAEEAIAIVQELRPDLLFLDIRLDDRSGFEVLEALGRDRTSGPLVVFATAYDAHAVRAFEARALDYLLKPFDERRFDEALSRARERLTRLEGSPDLRGLLEELRERQAALERHLASHAGGYSDRVLVRDGAEMRLVALREVDWVSAADNYVELHVQSAKHLLRETLARFEQRVEPHGFLRIHRGVLVNLERVRSLRPTASGDLEAVLVDGTTLPISRSHRGRIAALLGGDRPL
- a CDS encoding T9SS type A sorting domain-containing protein; amino-acid sequence: MIVHSLRRNALSTSAGLAALLLSVATAGAQTFQRVTDASNPIFTAGGSTLQYTGASWIDYDGDGDDDLFVSTVGLFRNDGAGVFVLVPNALPSQGEGKGNSWADIDNDGDLDAFVSGGATALATPDPSNGSALYRNDGTQFTKLTGGAIGDTLANSSWGCAFADYDRDGRVDLVTAAAINFMGITGNNRLFRNLGGGAFALVDTAAMTLAPAPYTIPTWSDYDHDGDPDLFIASGPATGTLARDFLYVNRNEAAASWFERINSGPLGTDLQDGQVYNWIDYDNDRDLDVYLTNYAGSAPNRLYRNNGTGVFTSITTAGTIVTDNLFSLASVWQDFDNDGDLDCLVTNDATGLTRFYRNNNDGTFTNINLAQLTVAGPHYGAASADYDDDGDMDLFVSGPSGLHGLYRNSTALGNHWLKLRLVGTQSNRAAIGALVRARAVIGGTPRWMTREVSAQNTFGGQSSLTVHFGLGAATIVDSLLIEWPSGLREVRTAIAADSRLLIAEDGATAVDVSHATTTAAPDRVELRWRLSGSGARAVDVERRGTAGEWVSLIGTDASLGADARRRELHQLPDGGVTFADATVSAGTRYGYRLVVLDESGLRRAGEVWVDVPQVSRLAIRGVHPNPASGRLNVAFALESSAPAVLEVFDATGRRVAMESLATPEPGERRFTFGATRRLHTGVYLVRLTQSGRHATVRAVVIE
- the meaB gene encoding methylmalonyl Co-A mutase-associated GTPase MeaB, translating into MTPSSLSTSEVSDLVARIEQGDRVALARAISRVENETPGSIAILDACFPRTGRAFRIGVTGPPGAGKSTLVTRLAQEYRSRGETVAIVAVDPTSPFTGGALLGDRVRMGELAGDDGVFIRSMATRGSMGGLAVQTAQVCDVFDAAGFSRILIETVGVGQSELEVAQTADSTTVVLVPESGDAVQAMKAGLMEIGDLFVVNKADRDGADRAVFAIRSALELRSIRSEWNVPVLLTAASIGRGVSEYVERLEEHLAFLAGRGDLERRRRERLSQRLDDLVRDRLWSGFRSRVTRESRESLVVAMLERRMTPHVAADRLLESAERAASPTAPPTASPTAPPRDAET
- a CDS encoding HDOD domain-containing protein, which gives rise to MPGPPTIFVARQPIFDRRAAVHGYELLFRGSAENRFTGGDVESASAINIEQSTAAFGLDALVGERLAFVNLSRGALLQEFYRMLPSERTVIELLESVHGDAEVLEACRELKRRGYRLALDDFTDAPHSQPLLAYADIVKVDLRQTPEALTPGFTSRLRGKRLSLVAEKVETPQEHRRAMAAGYDLFQGYYFCQPEMIETRDLAPSQLSQMRFLAEVSRSEVSFEQLEELFRRDVAMTLRLLRYLNSAAFGWRHEIRSVGHALMLMGVRPLRKWAMMMGFLRLAGDKPHELAITALTRARFAEQLGPPAGLEHHDSELFLTGILSTAEAMLGRSLRDVLTALAVPDMVRTALLDGGSRLGAVLRIVMAYERGDWPTVESVRTECAVDERALTDAYVSSLQWAETSAAA
- the msrA gene encoding peptide-methionine (S)-S-oxide reductase MsrA; this encodes MSDATPNLDTATLGGGCFWCLEAVFVELRGVTGVTSGYAGGAGPNPTYEAVCGGRTGHAEVVQVSFDPQQITFDDLLEVFFSIHDPTTLNRQGADVGTQYRSVVFWNSDDQRAALERVVARIVASGVFDDPIVTQSERLQAFYPAEAEHRDYFERNPNQPYCAAVIAPKVAKFRKHHLDRLRA
- a CDS encoding protein kinase; the encoded protein is MSELPASFGHYRVVGRLGAGGMGQVLLAHDPRLERDVALKVLPPELARDPEALARFRREALMLASLNHPNIATLHGFEEDQDGTVALVLERVEGESLADRTARGPLATEEALRVCAQIAEALEVAHERGVIHRDLKPGNVMIGPRGLVKVLDFGIAKRASEPAERAAPAATGAITMISPPPSAPAAADPPSAHADETFVGPRTERPVAASRADAPITQWGVVVGTPSYMSPEQVRAGDQDSRTDIFSFGCVLYECLTGLRAFRGDHTHEVMQRVLDETPDMQAIPAAVSAQARTLIERCLEKDRDRRLSEVRDARYQLEEMLGIRRASAVRGGEAPATPNNLPATLSRFIGREALIASGTKRLAATRLLSLAGIGGSGKTRLALRIAEESFGSFPDGVWFVDLMSLQEPDRVPESVARVAGVTEDPGTPVVEALARHFRTRRALLLMDNCEDVIAGCAPLVQRLLADSPGLRVLATTREPLGVAGEEVTAVPPLALPPDPARASLEAIAASESVALFVERAKQAQPGFELSAANASAVAAVCRHLDGIPLAIELAAARTRVLSIDEIRARLGDRFKLLGGATTTLVGRRQTLRATIAWSVDHVAADERELFRTLAVFVGGWTLEGALAVSAGEPDEFDLLDAIQRLVHKSLVVVMPSSGGSTRYRYLESVREFALELLAAAGERDGVCDRHLSYFANLAAASPAALAGPDQKSELLRLDLAHDDLLAAFAWSAGRPDGARLGLRLAGSMWRYWSARGHFALGRRTLAESLARDTALT